Sequence from the Rutidosis leptorrhynchoides isolate AG116_Rl617_1_P2 chromosome 3, CSIRO_AGI_Rlap_v1, whole genome shotgun sequence genome:
TACGATTACAGAATCAAGAGTTGTTTTGCATCTCAATCCAACAGTATACGATTTTGTTCTTGTCCCCAATTAGTTTCATATCAACATCGATCGTACTAGTTAGTGATCAAACATAAGGATAATCCAAATTTCTGTAACCATCGATTCCTACTTTATCTCTTTTAATATATTTCTGTACTATCAAATATTTACATGTCGAGCAAATCAAATTATCAAACAAACGATATTTGAGTCACATTATCTGTATTTATATCTCTAAACATTTAAATAATACTCTATAAATGCAAAAATCACAAACCATTACAACAActcaaattaaaacagaaaagagaaGAAACTGAAAACATGTAACCTCTTTTCTACGAGGAAACCAAATCATCACTTGAACCCGCCACCTTCCACCACCATAACTCTTGCACCACTACCCGGCATCACCTTTCTTATTCGAACTATCACCACTTTAAACCTTCACCCTCTTGTAATCGAGAATCACCTTTTCAACCATCGCAGATTATGCTCGAAAACCAACCTAAAACACCACCAATCTGGTAACCAGCTACCATTGTTTTCTTTTTCAGTTCAAACCCATCATCACGCACCTAAACTGAAAGATGTTGCAttgtaatttttttattttgttttaaatgATAGTAAGATGGAAGGAGTGGGTCatgagaaatatatatatatatatatatatatatatatatatatatatatatatatatatatatatatatatattaacagttTAAAGTTGACATTGATTGAATTAATGTACTCCGTAATATATAATGGATTAGGTGGTACCAATTATCACTATGATGGCCGACAGATTTAATCACTAAAAGAAAAAGGGGTACGTTCCATTTAGAGTAATTGTGATGTTTATATTTTAATCCTAGATGAACCCCACGTACGTCCCAACCGAACTCCTTGTAGATTATTATATCATGCAACTTGATTCAATTGAATTTTTTTTGCGGTCGTTGGACAAATTATGTATAAAAGGGATTTGGAATTGAGCCGTGAACCTCCCTATAGTTTAGGCCGAGATTTCTTTAAATTGTTGGGCCAAAAACTTGCTTTGTTTGTTGGGCCATGGGGTTAGTGTAGTGGGCCGAGGTAATTTAATAAATTGGGTTTAGAAATTGTTTTGGGCCGCTACCTTATTTTGGGTCGAGGACTTGATTTTCGGATGAGACATAAGATTGTGATCATGCTATGATAAATCATGACCGAGATAGatagaaatgatgatgatgaagaagtacACGATGTTAATGATGATGGTATACGAGGACTATGGTGAACAATCGAAGAAGAAGATTACATAGTGAAAgggtaaatatatttaagttagagAATTAAAAAGAAACGCAAGGATAGTGAAATGGTTAAGgttggacttgggcatttttttaaggactacttctgtaaggtagttatttatttatttatttacttattaatatcttattattattattattattattagtattattattattattattattattattattattattattattattattattattattattattattattatttatctaagaaatattaggtacataaaaatatatttgatacataatatattagtattacataaaattatagaataGATGTATTagcactaattatataaatatttacatataacaaattattgattttcaacataatactaatcacacatatatataaaactatctaaatattaattattttaaatgagtatacaaactaaatatataaactatataatttaagatataatatataaatttattcgactacaattatatgtgttaatatatatacaaatgatataggttcgtgaatccgaggccaaccctgcattgttcaatatagtcatatgtatttttactacaaaatacattaggtgagttatagtcccacttttaaaatctaatatttttgggatgagaatacatgcagctttataaatgttttacaaaatagacacaagtacatgaaactactttctatggttgaacgatcgaagccgaatatgccccttttacttggtaacctaagaattagtaaaacagtctactaattgacgcgaatcctaaagatagatctattggacctaacgaacctcatccgttgtagcggatgcttttgtacttcgatgttgttttatcatgtccgaaggattttccggaatgataggggatattcttatatgcatcttgttaatgtcggttaccaggtgttcaatctatatgaatgattttatttttgtctctatgcatgggacgtatatttatgagaactgaaaatgaaatcttgtggtctattaaaattatgaaatgattatttatgataaactaatgaactcacaaaccttttggttgacactttaaagcatgtttattctcaggtatgaaagaattcttccgttgtgcatttgctcactttagagatattacttggagtcgttcatgacatatttcaaaagacgttgcattcgagttgttgaggtcatcaagattattattaaatcaattatagttggatatattatgaaatggtatgcatgccgtcaactgtcgatgaaatgaaagattgtcttttaaaaacgaatgcaatgtttgtaaaatgtatcatatagaggtcaagtacctcgcgatataaccaaatgtaatgtattcgtccagatgaattaggacaggTCGCTTCATAACCTACAAGAATTTTCATCACGTATTATTTCTTAAAGATAGTCCTAACAGCTTATAGTTATCATTAGCATTTttcttaaaattaaacttatactatATAGTATTATTAAATTAAATGTATACctagcctttaaaaaaaaaattattaaatgtATGGTTAGAAATGTATGAGGCCGTTTATGGATAATATCTACCGGTTGGTCGTATACATACTAACGAACTAGGGTGTTCATCCGTATACCTATCTATATATATCAATGGCGCTAAAGAAATTAATTAATCAAACTTAATTTGATTTGAATAGTTCTAACGATCTAATTGAATTATAAATTGAGTCAGAGCTAATTATATACGATGATACTGATCCTCCTCATACTAGTTACAGTTATCATCACCGCTATAGTTGTTATCTCGATTGCATGGACATCTGTAAGCAATACTAATAATCTTCCACCAGGAAGCTTTGGATGGCCATTTATCGGAGAGTCGCTCGCCCTCCTTCGCGCAGGTTGGGACGGAGTTCCAGAAAGATTCGTTCAGGAACGTATCGAGAAACACGGGAGTCCTCTAGCGTTTAAGACGTCGTTACTCGGTGATCGTATGGTGGTGATGTGTGGTGGAGCTGGTAATAAATTCTTGTTTGCAAATGAAAACAAGCTGGTTGCAGTGTGGTGGCCGTCGCCGGTGAGGAAGTTATTTGGAAAGTGTTTGATTACAATTAGAGGTGATGAAGCAAAGTGGATGAGAAAGATGTTGTTATCGTATTTAAGTCCTGATGCTTTTGCTACTCATTATGCTGCCACCATGGATTCTGTTACACGTCATCATATCCAACTTCACTGGCGAGGTATTATTTCATCCATTCCACATTCATTTGTTTATCGATCTGCTATCGACtgatcattaattaattaatttcttatATTTTTGcatactatatatattttgtaaattaCAACAATAACCGTACTCAATTTCACATGTAAGATATGGAGATTGAGGTGATATGTAAATAATCATTAATATACCCTAGAATTTCGTTTCTCCAATAAAACTTTTAAAGGACAGCCAACAATATGTAATAAGTTTTATCAAGAGTTGCGAAATTTTTGACAACATTCGTCTTTTTTCCTTTTCTTCGTTGAAAGCTAGATGTAGATTAGTTTATGATTGGAATTCTTGGTTAGTATCTCCCTTGTAATTCATCTTTTTATGGGTTTAGCTTCTTGCTAGCCTCTTAATAAAAtctttgccgttcaaaaaaaataataataaaaaagatgcAAATAAATTATTTGAGAAAAACTTGGCTACATATACACATAGATATCTTGGCTACGCATAGATAATTAAACCATCAATTAAATTACACTAATTCCCATTTTTGAATTGAATCTcagttttctttttttcttttgcattattttttgtttttttttttgttttttgaacggCAGTTATTCAGAATGATTTGTTAGTTATAGCTATATTGTGCTCCGTACTATACTATGCTATACATAATGGAGGATTAATTAATGTTTTTAATGAATTGAAGGCAATGATGAGTTAAACGTATACCAAACGGTAAAGCGATACGCCTTTGAGCTTGCTTGTAGTTTATTCCTTAGCCTCGAGGATCCAAACCAGCTTGCAAAACTGGCTTATCTGTTTAGTATCTTCTTAAAAGGCATCATTGAGCTACCTATAGATATCCCAGGCACACGATTTTATAAGGCAATGAAAGCAGCAACTGCTATTAGAACACAACTTATGACACTTATCAAACAAAGAAGAGAAGCACTTGAAAAAGGAACAGCCGCATCATCATCTTCACAGGACCTCTTGTCACATTTGCTTACATCATCAGACGAAAATGGAAAATATTTAACAGAGTTTGAGATTGCAAACAATATCTTGCTACTACTCTTTGCTGGTCATGACACCTCAACTAGTACTAtcaccttgattatgaagagactGGCTGAACACCCTGATGTTTACAACAAGGTTCTCAAAGGTATATCAATCATCAGTTGTACATAATCTTCTATATTAGTATATATTTAAATTGCTTAATTAGTTTATTATATCCTTCAACTTTGATATATCTATTGAATTGCGAAAAGAGCAATTGGAGATTAGTAAGGCGAAAGAAGCAGGTGAGTTATTGAAATGGGATGACATACAGAAGATGAGATACACTTGGAATGTTGTATCTGAAGTCATGAGACTAAATCCACCGATCATCGGGGCCTTTAGAGAAGCCCTTGTAGATTTCGAGTATGCTGGTTATACAATTCCCAAAGGATGGAAGGTAACAAACTAACTTATACCCTATTTATTATTCATGTATTCCATGTTCACGAGATATATAGCCTGAATATGGTTGGACCCTGATATCCTTGCATAGTTGCATGAGGTCTCAGATTAAATTATTTGGAGTGTTCAGGGAAGGGTTTGCAACCGTTCATTATTCGGTTTGATCTAAAATACTCCCCCTCCCCTCTCATCCACATTCATGTATACATGAATCTTTTTTAATGTATGTGTTGTGTGGTCAGTTATATTGGCATGCTGTATCGACACATAAAGACGAGGCTAACTTTAGAGAAGTAGAGAAGTTTGATCCATCGAGGTTTGAAGGTGCAGGAGTAACAACTCCATACACATATGTTCCGTTTGGAGGGGGTTCGAGGATGTGTATAGGGAAAGAGTTTGCAAGATTGAACATACTTGTGTTCCTTCATAACGTTGTCACCAATTTCAAATGGGACTTGTTGGTACCCGATGAGAAAATCGAATATGATCCCATCGGTACACCTGCTAAAGGACTTCCTATTCGTCTTCATCCTCATCAAGTTTGATCAACAATTAATACATGGAGATGAATCGTAACCAGTTTCTGCTATGTAATACTGTTTGTTACTGCTAGCCAGTGTGTACAAACTTTGGGTTAGAATTATCCAAATTACACACATATTGAATAATGTatcaatatataatttaatatatcaaattaatgttgCATATATGTGTCTTAGATAATTGCTAATTCTTTACTTATAACTAGTTGATTGCTACAAAATCATTGATTATTATTGAAGTTTGATCTAATATATATGATGTTACTAGTCTAGATCATATCCTACTGTTCATGTTGAGCATGTTAATGGATGCACTTCCAATTCCAATGTGTATTCCAAATTTCTTGATAGGGTCAATTAAGTTTTGATAAAGcatgatttttattttttatttttttatgaagaAGCATGCACAAGGGGATGTTTTTGTTTTAAAGTAAATAAATGAATAAATGATGATAAATGATAGTGTTGTCAATTCTCAACCGCATTAATTTAAAGGTCAATATGGTGGGACCCTTAATATGGTTGAGCATGTAGTCAACAAAGGTGGTGacaccaacgaagcattgcttcaacggtACCTAGCCCTTGTGATCCATTTGGGCCCTTGTGATCCATTTGGTCCTACATATGTAAGTGTTGGAAGAATGACGACTATGCAGGCTCGAATCTGGGTGCTGGCATATTGTGGTGATTTATGGGTGAAGGTGTTTCGCTAGGCTCCAGTGGCATACGGGGTGCGACTGGATGGGTTAACAAAGTCAACACAGGACCTGCATATCCCTGCCGAAACATATGTTTTTTTAGAAGAACAAAGGTGGTGACGTATTAGTTGATCTTGCCGACAGTTCACCTCAAAGTCCTTTACTTGATTTTTCAAAGCAAAACTCGAGTCTAGATGTTCTGGCACAAGGATAAGATATGCTAATTTGTATGGAAGCATGTAATAATGACTGCTAATTTGTATGGAAGTGTAGCATTGCTAATTGGAATTACTGTATCGTATTTGAAAGGATGCAGATATGACTTCACTAGTTTTGGTCCAACAAATAAGTATGTATTGGCCAGATCAGAATCCATTTGTTATTGATTCTAACCGAGCGCGAGTCAAATGAGGTGGCGAGGTTGAAGAGTTTTGACGCCTATTAACACGGTGTCAAAAATTGACGGGAAGAGTTAGAAATTAACAGATTCTTGACACTTTTAACCAGTTAAGAATTAATATTTAAATACTATTTTTGTTATTCATGTATTTTTCTCACTCAATTTCTAATCAGATTTTACCGGTGACACAAAAATTTGACATTTAAAGTTAACTAAGGTCAAATCCACTAACAATCAAATCAGATTTTACCGGTGACACAAAAATTTGACATTTAAAATTAACGAAAGTCAAATCCACTAACATTCAAAAACCTACTTTTTCAGTTTTTCACCAAAAACAACACAATTTAACTACATTATAGTTAGTCTAAGCTGAAAAAAAAGCAAGGAGGATGAACGTTTTTTTCATTTTTATACTTATCTAAGAAAACCGTCACAACATACAATGATAAGCCAAGCCGCATCCGCGAGACTTATAACCTAAAGACAACAGAATTACCtactattattactagtactagATGTAATTTTCTAGAACCCAATCTCTTTTTTTATCATCCGCATTCTGCAGCTGTCTTAGTATCCATATCCTGAACATAAAGCATAAATATAGCATCAGgtaaggaaaaaaataaaaaataaaacactTTTGGAGTGTTAAATCTGGCTGACTGAAGTTGGAATTATGATTCTTCGTACCAGAATTGTCCATAGGgttagcagcagcagcaacaggttcAGGTTCCTTGATCTCTACCACTACACAATCTGACATCAAGAATGTTTTTGCCACCGATGAAGCATGCTCCAAACAACATCTCACAACCTGACCAATTCAACAATTAACATATCAATTCTCAATTGAACATTCAGAAACAGTCTTTAAACAAATCTTCACTAATTTGTCCCTCTCATTTTTATAGTAAAAACACACCTTCGTTGGGTCAATGATTCCAGCAGACATTAAATCTTCATATCGATCAGTTGCAGCATTATATCCAAATCTAGCATTGTCATTGGCCAATACCTGATGAGAGAAATACACATAGTCAACACACAAACCAAGGGTTATAAATTGATTCTAGTGGCAGGTAATAATGGGTTTAAAATTTGCAATTGGAGGGAGTAAAACACATTAAAATAAGACTTACCCTCTCACTAACAACACTTCCGTTAACACCCGCATTCTTTGCAATCAATTTAAGTGGGTAACTCAAAGCTCTCTTAACAATATCGGCTCC
This genomic interval carries:
- the LOC139897740 gene encoding beta-amyrin 28-monooxygenase-like; translated protein: MILILLILVTVIITAIVVISIAWTSVSNTNNLPPGSFGWPFIGESLALLRAGWDGVPERFVQERIEKHGSPLAFKTSLLGDRMVVMCGGAGNKFLFANENKLVAVWWPSPVRKLFGKCLITIRGDEAKWMRKMLLSYLSPDAFATHYAATMDSVTRHHIQLHWRGNDELNVYQTVKRYAFELACSLFLSLEDPNQLAKLAYLFSIFLKGIIELPIDIPGTRFYKAMKAATAIRTQLMTLIKQRREALEKGTAASSSSQDLLSHLLTSSDENGKYLTEFEIANNILLLLFAGHDTSTSTITLIMKRLAEHPDVYNKVLKEQLEISKAKEAGELLKWDDIQKMRYTWNVVSEVMRLNPPIIGAFREALVDFEYAGYTIPKGWKLYWHAVSTHKDEANFREVEKFDPSRFEGAGVTTPYTYVPFGGGSRMCIGKEFARLNILVFLHNVVTNFKWDLLVPDEKIEYDPIGTPAKGLPIRLHPHQV